The DNA sequence CTCGACCGCGCGCAGGATGGCGATCCCTCGCTCGATCAGTTCATCGCGAACTGCGACGTTGACAGCTTGCCCGACTTTTCCGATCCGTTCGGCAAGCCCGACGATATCGTCGGCCTCTTCCCCACCGGCGGCACCACCGGTCCGTCCAAGGGGGTGGTCGTCACCAATCTGGGCTGGGGCACGATGGTCGAGACGCTGGCGGCGGCGGTGGATGGCAGGACCGACACGCCAGTCTCACTCGTTGTCGCACCGATCACCCATGCCGCAGGGCCAGTGGCGCTGGCGACGCTGTCTCTGGGCGCCGCGCAGGTTATTCTGCCGGGCTTCGATGCGGCCGCCGTTCTGGACGCGATCGAACGCCATGGCATCACCCATGTCTATATGCCCCCGACTGCGCTCTACAGCCTGCTCGACGCGCCGGAACTGCCGGACAGCGATACCAAGTCGTTGAAAATATTCCTCCTCGTAGGCTCTCCCGTTTCCCCGGAGAAACTGCGCCGCGCGGTTCAGTTCTTCGGTCCCTGCCTCTGCCAGGCCTATGGTCAGGTCGAATCGCCAATGATCGTGACCTGGCTTTCGCCTGAGGATGTCGCCGCGGCAGCGGCCGGCGACCGGCCCGAACGACTCGCAAGTTGCGGCCGGCCGACCCGTCCCGTGACGGTCGCCATCATGGACGAGGACGGCAACCTCCTGCCCGATGGCGAGACGGGCGAACTGGTGGTCCGCGGCGTCCTCGTCTCGCGCGAATATTATGAGATGCCGCAGGCCACAGCCGAAATCCGCACCCATGGCTGGCATCATACCGGCGACATCGCTCGGTGCGACGCGGACGGCTATCTCTACATCGTCGACCGCAAGAAGGACATGGTCGTGTCCGGCGGATTCAACGTCTTCACCGCGGAGGTGGAAGCCGCCCTTACCGAACTGCCACAGGTGCGCGAATGTGCGGTCATCGGCATCCCCCATGAAAAATGGGGGGAGGCAGTTCACGCCATTGTCGTCGCCGACAATATCGGGGAGACAGAGATTATCGCCCATGCAAAGGCCCGGCTGGGCGGGGTGAAGGCGCCCAAGAGCGTCGCCTTCGTCCCGTCGATTCCCCGGACCGCCGCCGGAAAGATGGACAAGAAAGCCCTTCGCGCCGCGTGGTGGACCGGCGCGCGGATGGTCAATTAGGTGACGGATGCAAACATCTGCACCGCATAAGGAGAGGAAGAGGATGCGGGTCGCGATTGCGCTGCTGTTGGGAACGAGCCTGGCTTTGTCCGCCTGCGGGCAGGGCGCGAGCCAGACCGAAGCCGTGGGTTCGGGAACGGTGGACGCAGCACGCATTATCGCCGCCAGGCCGGCCGAATGGCTCTCGACCGGCCGCACCTATGACGAACAGCGATTCAGTCCGCTATCGGCGATCAATCAGGCTACAATCGGCAAGCTTGGCCTCGCCTGGTCGGCCGACATGGACACCAATCGCGGGCAGGAGGCGACACCGCTCTTCATCGACGGTACCCTCTATGTTTCGACCGCCTGGAGCATTGTGAAGGCCTATGATGCGCGCAGCGGCAAATTGCTCTGGTCCTACGACCCCGAAGTGCCGCGCGAGACCCTGGTCAAGGCCTGTTGCGACGCGGTCAATCGCGGCGTCGCGGCATGGGGCGACAAATTGTTCGTTGGCACGCTCGACGGTCGACTGCTCGCCATCAATCGCAAGAGCGGCAAGCCGGTCTGGAGCGTCGTCACGCTGGACCAGACGAAAAACTATACCATCACCGGCGCGCCGCGGGTGGTGAACGGCCTGGTCGTCATCGGCAATGGCGGCGCGGAATTCGGCGCGCGCGGCTATGTCGCGGCCTATGACGCGGATAGCGGCAAGGAAAAGTGGAAATTCTACACCGTCCCGGCACAGCCCGGCACCGAGAAGGAACCGGACTATCTCAAGAAAGCCGCCGCCACCTGGTATGGGGAATGGTGGAAACAGGGTGGTGGCGGCACCGTATGGGACGCCATGGCCTATGACCCTGAACTGGACCTGCTCTACATCGGCGTGGGCAATGGGTCACCCTGGAATCAGGCCTACCGATCGGAGGGCAAGGGCGACAATCTCTATCTGTCCTCGATCGTCGCGGTCCACGCGAAGACTGGCGAATATGCCTGGCATTACCAGACCACGCCCGGCGACAGCTGGGACTTCACCGCCACCCAGCACATCATGCTCGCCGACATGGAAATTGGCGGAGCCAAGCGCAAAGTGCTCATGCAGGCGCCGAAGAACGGCTTCTTCTATGTGCTGGACCGTACCAACGGAAAGCTCCTGTCGGCCAGGAATTTCGTGCCGGTCAACTGGGCGAGCGGCATCGACATGAAGACCGGCCGTCCGATCGAAAATCCGCAAGCCCGCTATTACAGGACCGGCAAGCCCTTCATCGGCTCCCCCGGCGCGACCGGCGCGCATAGCTGGCACCCGATGGCCTTCGATCCCAGGAGCCGGACCGTCTTCATTCCCGCCAACCTCGCCGCCTTCCCCTATATCCCGGAAAAGGGCTGGAGGGCCAACAAGCTGGGCTTCAATGTCGGCGTCGATATCGCGGCCGCCGCGATGCCGGCCGACAAGGCCGTGCGCGCGGCGGCGATGAACGCGACCACGGGCGCGCTCATCGCCTGGGATCCGGTCGCGCAGAAGGAAAAATGGCGCGTCTCCTACAAAGGGCCATGGAATGGGGGGCTGCTGGCGACCGGCGGCGACCTCGTCTTTCAGGGGACGGCGACTGGCGACTTCAACGCCTATGCGAGCGTGGACGGCCGCAAACTCTGGTCCTTCCCGGCACAGACCGGCATCGTTGCAGCGCCCATCAGCTATGAACTGGACGGGCAGCAATATGTGGCGGTGATGGCGGGTTGGGGCGGAGTCTGGGCGCTTGCGCCCGGCATCCTGTCCGACAAGAGCGGACCCAGCCGCAATATCAGCCGCCTGCTGGTTTTCAAGCTGGACGGGAAGGCCGCCCTGCCCCCCGCTCCGCCGCTGGCGAAGATGCCGCTCGACCCGCCGCCCTCCACCGCCAGCGCGGCGGAGATCGCAGCGGGCGGGGCGCGCTTCGGCCGCTATTGCAGCACTTGTCATGGCGATGCGGCAGTCGGGGGCAGCATCGTCCCCGACCTTCGCCACAGCGCCACCTTGAACGACAAGGCGACATGGCAGATGATCGTGCATGACGGCGCGCTCAAGGATAATGGCATGGTCAGCTTCGCCTCGATCTTCTCCGCCAAGGAGATCGAGGATATTCGCGCCTATGTCATTCACCGAGCCAATGAGGACAAGACACTGGAAAGCACACCCAATGCCCGTTGATCCGAGCAAAGTCATCGCCATCGACGTCCATGTCCATGCCGAAGTGTCGTGCCATGATCCCGAAGACCCGGTGATGGCCAAATATTTCGATGCTGCCTCCGCTTACTTCAAGGCGGATCGCAAGCGGCCGACCATCCCTGAAACGATCGCTTATTACCGGCAGCAGAATATCGCCTTCTGCTTGTTCACCGTCGATTGCGAAAGCGGGATCGGGGCCAAGCGGATCAGCAATTATGAAGTGGCGGAACTGGCTGCGAACGACAGCGACATCGTTATCCCCTTCGCGTCGATCGACCCGCGCAAGGGCAAGTTCGGCGCGCGTGAAGCCCGCGATCTGGTCGAAAATTATGGCGTCAAGGGCTTCAAGTTCCACGGCATCATGCAGGATTGCCACCCGGCCGACCGGGTCGCCTATCCCATCTATGAAGTGATCGCCGAATATAAACTGCCCGCCATCTTCCACACCGGCCATTCGGGCATGGGCACCGGAATGCGCGGCGGCGGCGGGGTGCGGTTGAAATATGGTCAGCCCATATTGGTGGACGATGTCGCGGTCGACTTCCCCGACATGAAGATCATCCTCGCCCATCCCAGCTGGCCCTGGACCGACGAAAGCCTGTCGATGGCGCTGCACAAGGACAATGTCTTCATGGACCTGTCCGGCTGGTCGCCCAAATATTTTCCGAAACAGGTGATCCAGTATGCCAACACGCAGTTGAAGCACAAGATGCTCTTCGGCTCCGACTGGCCGCTGATCCGCCCGGAAAAATGGATCGACGCGGCCCGCGAAGCCGGCTTCCGCGAAGAGGTGCTGCCCCTCATCATGAAGGACAATGCGGTAAAATTGCTGGGCCTGGGTTAGGGGATTATCAGCGCTGCTGCCCCCGCCCCGTCGCGGCCCAATAGATGCCGCCCATCAGATGGGCGAGATAGTTCGGATCGCGATACATCTCCACATCATGCCCCAATGTGGTCACGAACACCCGGCCTTTTTCATGATGATGATACCAGGCCACCGGATGATCCTTGCCCATCGGCCTGGAGACTTGCCCAGGCCAGATCTTCGTCGGATCATAGCTGCTCTCGTCGACCTTGAGCACCGGATTGATGCGGACATCATGAGGATTGGAAAGGACATAA is a window from the Sphingobium sp. V4 genome containing:
- a CDS encoding AMP-binding protein, translated to MRAIDYFDRGHDRDPERPCLIDAESGETLSFAQVGALTRRIAVALHAAGFRDQQPIALYGPNSAIMMVALLAIWRANGQWVPVNTRNAIDANAAYLDYVSCGWLFYHSSQTKDVAALKARVPSLSRFVCLDRAQDGDPSLDQFIANCDVDSLPDFSDPFGKPDDIVGLFPTGGTTGPSKGVVVTNLGWGTMVETLAAAVDGRTDTPVSLVVAPITHAAGPVALATLSLGAAQVILPGFDAAAVLDAIERHGITHVYMPPTALYSLLDAPELPDSDTKSLKIFLLVGSPVSPEKLRRAVQFFGPCLCQAYGQVESPMIVTWLSPEDVAAAAAGDRPERLASCGRPTRPVTVAIMDEDGNLLPDGETGELVVRGVLVSREYYEMPQATAEIRTHGWHHTGDIARCDADGYLYIVDRKKDMVVSGGFNVFTAEVEAALTELPQVRECAVIGIPHEKWGEAVHAIVVADNIGETEIIAHAKARLGGVKAPKSVAFVPSIPRTAAGKMDKKALRAAWWTGARMVN
- a CDS encoding PQQ-dependent dehydrogenase, methanol/ethanol family yields the protein MRVAIALLLGTSLALSACGQGASQTEAVGSGTVDAARIIAARPAEWLSTGRTYDEQRFSPLSAINQATIGKLGLAWSADMDTNRGQEATPLFIDGTLYVSTAWSIVKAYDARSGKLLWSYDPEVPRETLVKACCDAVNRGVAAWGDKLFVGTLDGRLLAINRKSGKPVWSVVTLDQTKNYTITGAPRVVNGLVVIGNGGAEFGARGYVAAYDADSGKEKWKFYTVPAQPGTEKEPDYLKKAAATWYGEWWKQGGGGTVWDAMAYDPELDLLYIGVGNGSPWNQAYRSEGKGDNLYLSSIVAVHAKTGEYAWHYQTTPGDSWDFTATQHIMLADMEIGGAKRKVLMQAPKNGFFYVLDRTNGKLLSARNFVPVNWASGIDMKTGRPIENPQARYYRTGKPFIGSPGATGAHSWHPMAFDPRSRTVFIPANLAAFPYIPEKGWRANKLGFNVGVDIAAAAMPADKAVRAAAMNATTGALIAWDPVAQKEKWRVSYKGPWNGGLLATGGDLVFQGTATGDFNAYASVDGRKLWSFPAQTGIVAAPISYELDGQQYVAVMAGWGGVWALAPGILSDKSGPSRNISRLLVFKLDGKAALPPAPPLAKMPLDPPPSTASAAEIAAGGARFGRYCSTCHGDAAVGGSIVPDLRHSATLNDKATWQMIVHDGALKDNGMVSFASIFSAKEIEDIRAYVIHRANEDKTLESTPNAR
- a CDS encoding amidohydrolase family protein, yielding MPVDPSKVIAIDVHVHAEVSCHDPEDPVMAKYFDAASAYFKADRKRPTIPETIAYYRQQNIAFCLFTVDCESGIGAKRISNYEVAELAANDSDIVIPFASIDPRKGKFGAREARDLVENYGVKGFKFHGIMQDCHPADRVAYPIYEVIAEYKLPAIFHTGHSGMGTGMRGGGGVRLKYGQPILVDDVAVDFPDMKIILAHPSWPWTDESLSMALHKDNVFMDLSGWSPKYFPKQVIQYANTQLKHKMLFGSDWPLIRPEKWIDAAREAGFREEVLPLIMKDNAVKLLGLG